A window of the Henckelia pumila isolate YLH828 chromosome 3, ASM3356847v2, whole genome shotgun sequence genome harbors these coding sequences:
- the LOC140891274 gene encoding aldehyde dehydrogenase family 3 member F1-like: MEEVITELREAFDSGRTKDESWRRSQLHNLLSLLEHREDDITQALKQDLGKHPIESYRDEIGPLIKSVNYALNGLKKWMSGRKADLPLAAFPASAALVPEPLGVVLIISSWNFPFGISLEPLIGAICAGNAVVLKPSELAPASASVLADLIHTYLDPKAIKVIQGGVSVGEQLLQLKWDKIFFTGSAPVARIVMTAAAKNLTPVTIELGGKCPALVDSLSSSWDKTIAIKRILAAKFGICAGQACIAIDYILVEKKFASTLVELMKAATLSMFGEDPKETNSISRIINKNHFTRLKNLLNEPSVKASVVYGGLLDEDNLFIEPTILVDPPLETGVMTEEIFGPLLPIITLEKMEDSIKLIKSKPKPLVIYAFTKNEGLKKRLSSETSSGSVVFNDAIVQYAADSLPFGGVGESGFGRYHGKFSFQEFSYEKAIVRRSYLVDFWFRYPPWNNHKLQLFKSAYRFDYLGILLIMLGLKKS; encoded by the exons ATGGAGGAGGTGATCACTGAGTTGAGGGAAGCATTTGACTCTGGGAGGACCAAGGATGAATCTTGGAGGAGGTCGCAGCTACACAACTTGCTCTCTCTGCTGGAACACAGAGAGGATGATATAACTCAAGCTCTTAAACAAGATTTAGGGAAGCATCCAATCGAATCTTATAGAGATGAG ATTGGACCTTTGATCAAGTCTGTGAATTATGCGTTGAATGGGTTGAAGAAATGGATGTCAGGCAGGAAG GCTGATTTGCCGCTTGCTGCATTCCCAGCTAGTGCTGCGTTAGTCCCTGAGCCCCTTGGAGTTGTTCTCATCATATCATCTTGGAATTTCCCTTTTG GAATATCTTTGGAACCATTGATCGGAGCAATTTGTGCCGGAAATGCAGTTGTTTTGAAGCCGTCGGAGCTTGCTCCTGCATCTGCCTCGGTTTTAGCCGACTTGATTCACACTTACTTGGATCCTAAAGCTATAAAAGTCATTCAAGGTGGTGTTTCAGTTGGTGAGCAGCTATTACAACTTAAATGGGACAAGATTTTCTTCACAG GTAGTGCACCGGTAGCACGAATAGTCATGACTGCTGCAGCCAAGAATCTCACTCCTGTTACGATAGAGTTAGGAGGAAAATGCCCTGCACTTGTTGATTCTCTTTCAAGTTCTTGGGATAAAACG ATTGCGATAAAACGTATCCTTGCTGCAAAATTCGGGATTTGTGCTGGACAAGCCTGTATAGCCATTGATTACATTCTCGTGGAAAAGAAGTTTGCATCCACTCTG GTAGAGTTAATGAAGGCTGCTACGCTGAGTATGTTTGGAGAAGATCCGAAAGAAACCAACAGCATCTCAAGGATCATAAACAAAAATCACTTTACGCGACTAAAGAATCTATTAAATGAGCCCTCAGTCAAAGCTTCTGTGGTCTATGGCGGTTTGCTAGATGAAGACAATCT GTTCATCGAACCAACTATATTGGTGGATCCACCATTGGAAACTGGAGTCATGACTGAAGAAATCTTTGGTCCACTCCTTCCTATAATCACG TTGGAAAAGATGGAAGATAGTATTAAGTTGATCAAATCGAAGCCAAAACCGCTTGTAATATATGCATTCACAAAAAATGAAGGACTAAAGAAGAGGTTGTCTTCAGAGACATCCTCAGGAAGTGTGGTCTTTAATGATGCAATAGTACAA TATGCGGCGGACTCTCTTCCATTCGGAGGAGTTGGGGAGAGCGGTTTTGGAAGATATCACGGAAAATTCTCGTTCCAAGAGTTTTCATATGAGAAGGCAATTGTGAGACGTAGCTATCTGGTGGATTTTTGGTTCCGGTATCCTCCCTGGAACAATCATAAGTTGCAGCTCTTTAAATCTGCTTACAGATTTGATTATCTTGGAATTCTTCTAATTATGCTGGGCTTGAAGAAGTCTTGA